One Miscanthus floridulus cultivar M001 chromosome 11, ASM1932011v1, whole genome shotgun sequence DNA window includes the following coding sequences:
- the LOC136493129 gene encoding LOW QUALITY PROTEIN: probably inactive leucine-rich repeat receptor-like protein kinase At5g06940 (The sequence of the model RefSeq protein was modified relative to this genomic sequence to represent the inferred CDS: deleted 1 base in 1 codon), with the protein MAAAAAATCLPLFLLLLSLLIAASTSQSSAAAPSAAETPQELLLDFKASLQDPSGALSSWSRVTPYCNWPHVTCASTTAAANATVSVSLSLQGLGLSGELSAASLCRVPGLVALSLASNGFNQTIPLELSRCASLAALNLSAGAFWGPLPEQLALLTSLVSLDLSRNSIEGQVPAGLAALGGGLQVLDLGGNLLSGVLHPALLRNLTGLHLLDLSRNQFLESELPREIGEMSSLRWLFLQGSGFSGVIPESFLGLEQLEVLDLSMNNLAGVVPPGFGGKFQKLMTLDLSQNGLSGPFPEEIARCSMLRRFEVHDNAFTGELPAGLWSLPDLRVIRAQNNRFTGRLPEFPSGQSRLEQVQVDNNSFSGGIPQSIGQVRTMYRFSASLNTLNGSLPDNLCDSPAMSIINISRNALSGTIPVFKNCRRLVSLYLAGNGFTGPIPASLGDFQVLTYIDLSSNALTGAIPTELQNLKLALLNVSYNQLFGPVPPSLISELPAVFLQGNPGLCGPGLPKDCYAPSRKRQGLAVAVTVASFLTGVALLAVGTFAVCKRLHGGESSSSPWKLVLFHPVKITGDELLAGFHDKNIIGRGAFGRVYLIELQDGQNVAVKRLMNSSGKLTFRVVKNELKALAKIRHKNIAKMLGFFYWEGEVSIIYDYLQSGSLQDLICAPKFTICWKDRMRIALGVAQGLAHLHHDHAPQVLHRDLKSSNVLLGDEFEPRVTGFGIDRVVGETAYQSSMSSDLNYMCYIAPEQNCSKKPTHLMDVYSFGVILLELVTGKPAEQPASDDGSVDIVKWVRRRANVTDGVSQILDPSIASAAAHKGMLATLELALRCTSVMPDQRPAMDEVARSLQALCFSVRPQTPLEP; encoded by the exons atggcagccgccgccgccgccacctgcctccctctcttcctcctcctcctttcaCTACTGATCGCTGCCTCAACCTCG CAGTCTTCGGCAGCCGCACCATCAGCGGCAGAGACGCCGCAAGAGCTCCTGCTCGACTTCAAGGCGTCCCTGCAGGACCCATCGGGCGCGCTCTCCTCCTGGTCGCGCGTCACGCCCTACTGCAACTGGCCACACGTCACCTGCGccagcaccaccgccgccgcgaaCGCGACCGTCTCCGTCTCCCTCTCCCTGCAGGGCCTCGGCCTCTCCGGCGAGCTGTCCGCCGCCTCGCTCTGCCGCGTGCCGGGCCTCGTCGCGCTGAGCCTCGCGTCCAACGGCTTCAACCAGACCATCCCGCTGGAGCTGTCGCGGTGCGCCTCGCTGGCCGCGCTCAACCTCAGCGCGGGCGCCTTCTGGGGCCCGCTCCCCGAGCAGCTCGCGCTGCTCACCTCGCTCGTGTCGCTCGACCTCAGCCGCAACAGCATCGAGGGGCAGGTGCCCGCCGGCCTCGCCGCGCTCGGCGGCGGCCTCCAGGTGCTCGACCTCGGGGGCAACCTGCTCTCCGGCGTGCTCCACCCGGCGCTGCTCCGCAACCTCACCGGCCTGCACCTCCTGGACCTGTCCAGGAACCAGTTCCTCGAGTCCGAGCTGCCGCGGGAGATCGGCGAGATGAGCAGCCTCAGGTGGCTGTTCCTGCAGGGCTCGGGGTTCAGCGGCGTCATCCCGGAATCCTTCCTCGGCCTGGAGCAGCTGGAGGTTCTCGATCTGTCCATGAACAACCTGGCCGGAGTCGTTCCTCCCGGGTTCGGCGGCAAATTTCAGAAGCTGATGACTCTGGATTTGTCACAGAACGGTCTGTCTGGGCCGTTCCCGGAGGAGATCGCTAGGTGTTCGATGCTTCGGAGGTTCGAGGTCCACGACAACGCCTTCACCGGGGAGCTCCCCGCCGGGCTCTGGTCGCTGCCGGACCTGCGCGTGATACGGGCCCAGAACAACCGGTTCACCGGCCGGTTACCCGAGTTCCCCAGCGGCCAGTCTCGGCTCGAGCAGGTTCAGGTTGACAACAACAGCTTCTCCGGCGGGATACCTCAGAGCATCGGCCAGGTCCGCACCATGTACCGCTTCTCCGCCTCCCTAAACACGCTCAACGGCAGCTTGCCGGACAACCTCTGCGACTCCCCCGCGATGAGCATCATCAACATCTCCCGCAACGCGCTCTCCGGCACGATCCCGGTGTTCAAGAACTGCAGGAGGCTGGTGTCGCTGTACCTGGCCGGCAATGGCTTCACCGGGCCGATACCGGCGTCCCTCGGAGACTTTCAGGTGCTGACGTACATCGACCTGTCCAGCAACGCCCTCACCGGCGCCATTCCGACGGAGCTCCAGAACCTGAAGCTCGCCCTGCTGAACGTATCGTACAACCAGCTCTTCGGCCCCGTGCCGCCATCTCTCATCTCCGAGCTTCCTGCCGTGTTCCTCCAGGGGAACCCGGGGCTGTGCGGCCCGGGACTGCCGAAAGACTGCTATGCGCCATCGCGGAAGCGTCAAGGACTGGCGGTGGCCGTAACAGTGGCGTCGTTTCTCACCGGCGTGGCGCTGCTCGCCGTCGGAACATTTGCGGTCTGCAAGAGGTTACACGGCGGCGAGTCCTCCTCATCCCCGTGGAAGCTTGTGCTCTTTCACCCTGTCAAGATCACCGGAGACGAACTGCTCGCTGGATTCCACGACAAGAACATCATCGGCAGGGGTGCCTTTGGAAGAGTTTACCTGATCGAGCTCCAAGACGGGCAAAACGTTGCGGTGAAGAGGCTGATGAATTCATCAGGCAAGCTAACATTCAGAGTAGTCAAGAACGAGTTGAAAGCGCTCGCGAAAATCCGGCACAAGAACATCGCCAAGATGCTGGGATTCTTCTACTGGGAGGGCGAGGTCAGCATCATATATGATTACTTGCAGAGTGGAAGCTTGCAGGATCTCATCTGCGCGCCGAAATTCACGATCTGCTGGAAGGACCGGATGAGGATCGCTCTGGGAGTAGCTCAAGGGCTGGCGCAccttcaccatgatcatgctcctCAAGTGCTGCATAGAGACCTCAAGTCGAGCAATGTGCTGCTCGGTGATGAATTCGAGCCCAGGGTTACCGGATTTGGGATTGACCGTGTTGTCGGGGAGACGGCGTACCAGTCTTCCATGTCTTCGGATCTGAATTACATGTGCTACATTGCACCAG AGCAAAACTGCAGCAAGAAACCAACGCACCTCATGGACGTGTACAGTTTCGGGGTCATCCTACTGGAGCTGGTCACCGGAAAGCCAGCTGAGCAGCCGGCGTCCGACGACGGCTCCGTCGACATCGTCAAGTGGGTGCGGCGGCGGGCCAACGTGACTGACGGAGTGTCGCAGATACTTGACCCCAGCATCGCCAGCGCAGCGGCGCACAAGGGGATGCTGGCCACTCTCGAGCTCGCTCTGCGCTGCACGTCGGTGATGCCCGATCAGAGACCGGCCATGGATGAGGTTGCCCGGTCGCTGCAGGCACTATGTTTCAGCGTTCGTCCACAGACGCCGCTGGAGCCATGA
- the LOC136494070 gene encoding uncharacterized protein → MCVGVLSLARQGLWRRPRRRTTARVVDESALGEVPDAGDVAARAAPAHAPGAQLARAVLAMARGAVRLDDEGGRGAEEAWAAASGWRPARAADEVGHLMVRESLRYVIYA, encoded by the coding sequence ATGTGTGTCGGCGTGCTGTCGCTGGCGCGGCAAGGCCTGTGGCGCCGGCCGAGGCGGCGGACGACGGCGCGGGTGGTGGACGAGAGCGCGCTCGGCGAAGTTCCGGACGCCGGCGACGTGGCGGCGCGAGCTGCGCCCGCGCACGCGCCCGGCGCCCAGCTGGCCAGGGCGGTCCTGGCGATGGCGCGGGGCGCCGTCCGTCTGGACGACGAGGGCGGCCGCGGCGCGGAGGAGGCGTGGGCGGCGGCGAGCGGGTGGCGCCCGGCGCGCGCGGCCGACGAGGTCGGACACCTCATGGTGCGCGAGAGCCTGCGCTACGTCATCTACGCGTGA
- the LOC136493130 gene encoding uncharacterized protein, producing the protein MDRKIPQQGNRLHPSSPNPSTPNPPVAMAPFRRWADLPPDLLCRIGDRLDLKWYASARGACTAWRCALAPPSPALLVVADDARWCPYAASLPTRRSFELTAIVSGSRCVGSSNGWLALSIVLFSGQTVFVLLNPIAAVEIVLPPLIYESRWVSKVVFTPSPAKDDFAAAAICDIDRIAYVTAGARRWAVMEPVRLTSGDQLTDVVYTDKGKVYCLTKCGDVHVLRLPERRRRKPANADEAGPSEPEFSVLQPPQPTERINFRPLRWQHQRNFRMLRYEQARTRDQDPTIPLRVTFCAETFIPSYKKVPPESQGPHLNAPATVEPLLSEANLPFNPATVFAPPYDTVSSFTSAKNLVFCEGNLYQVWRNASCTVTLQLPAGGQRRVAENEILVLRYYPRRQPFWDVVKDLGGHSLFVGRNNAVSMYAEGVPGLKGNCVYWIGGRGRDQGMVFDMESGRSTPCRAPLVGFLPGHPHSTICWYFLSDVMSINNSYNTSVSSSSGGRKVYQTRARARADLADMEE; encoded by the coding sequence ATGGATCGTAAAATTCCCCAACAGGGGAATCGCTTGCATCCGTCCTCCCCAAACCCTAGCACCCCGAATCCGCCGGTCGCCATGGCGCCGTTCCGGCGCTGGGCTGACCTGCCGCCAGATCTCCTCTGCCGCATCGGAGACCGGCTCGACCTCAAATGGTATGCAAGCGCGCGGGGCGCCTGCACGGCGTGGCGCTGCGCGctcgcgccgccgtcgcccgcgCTCCTCGTGGTCGCCGACGACGCCCGCTGGTGCCCCTACGCCGCCTCCCTCCCCACGCGGAGGTCTTTCGAGCTCACCGCCATCGTCTCGGGGAGCCGCTGCGTCGGCTCCAGCAACGGCTGGCTCGCGCTCTCCATCGTCCTCTTCAGCGGCCAGACCGTCTTCGTGCTCCTCAACCCCATCGCCGCCGTGGAGATCGTCCTCCCGCCGCTCATCTACGAGAGCCGCTGGGTTTCCAAGGTCGTCTTCACCCCGAGCCCCGCCAAGGACGACTTCGCCGCCGCGGCAATCTGCGACATCGACCGGATCGCGTACGTCAccgccggtgccaggaggtgggcCGTCATGGAACCCGTCCGCCTCACCAGCGGGGACCAGCTCACCGACGTCGTCTACACCGACAAAGGTAAGGTCTACTGCCTCACCAAGTGCGGGGACGTGCATGTGCTCCGTCTCCCTGAGCGCCGGCGCCGGAAGCCTGCCAACGCCGATGAAGCAGGGCCCTCGGAGCCAGAGTTTTCTGTTCTCCAGCCACCACAGCCTACTGAACGCATCAATTTCCGCCCACTGCGATGGCAACATCAGCGCAATTTCCGGATGTTGCGCTATGAACAGGCCCGAACAAGAGACCAGGATCCAACTATTCCACTGAGGGTAACGTTCTGTGCAGAGACATTCATCCCATCCTATAAGAAAGTTCCACCTGAATCGCAAGGACCGCACCTAAATGCGCCAGCCACTGTTGAGCCCTTGTTGTCTGAGGCCAACCTCCCATTCAACCCTGCCACTGTCTTTGCTCCACCTTATGACACTGTGTCGTCGTTCACTAGTGCGAAGAACTTGGTGTTCTGTGAGGGCAATCTGTACCAAGTTTGGAGGAACGCAAGCTGCACTGTTACTCTGCAGCTGCCTGCAGGAGGTCAGCGTCGCGTTGCGGAAAATGAGATATTGGTGCTTAGGTACTATCCTCGGCGGCAGCCTTTCTGGGATGTGGTGAAGGACCTGGGAGGTCACTCGCTTTTTGTGGGAAGGAACAATGCAGTGTCAATGTATGCAGAGGGTGTGCCAGGACTGAAGGGCAACTGTGTATACTGGATTGGTGGGCGTGGTAGGGATCAAGGCATGGTTTTTGACATGGAATCTGGGAGGTCCACGCCGTGCAGGGCTCCTCTGGTTGGCTTTTTACCTGGGCATCCGCATAGCACAATCTGCTGGTACTTCTTGAGCGATGTAATGAGCATCAACAACAGTTACAACACTAGCGTCAGCAGCAGCAGTGGAGGAAGAAAAGTTTATCAGACTCGAGCAAGAGCACGAGCAGATCTTGCAGACATGGAAGAATGA